The DNA region cctactatcctaacccgagtcttagccccatcatacatgtccttaatcgccataatgtaaggaaccgacacaccttttgcctccaggcatctccagagaatttctctaggaacTTTGTCATACGCTTTtcctaggtcaataaacaccatgtgcagatccttcttcctctctctgtatagttccaccaaccttctaacaaggtgtatagcttctgtagtcgaacgacccggcatgaacccaaactggttgtcggatacagacaatgccatcctcaccctcgcttcaaccaccctctcccacactttcatggtatgactcagtaatttgatacccctataattgttacaactctggatatcacctttgttcttatacaatggaaccaccgtactccacctccactcatccggcatccttttccccttaaaaataatattaagcaACCTactcaaccactccaaacctgttctccccacacacttccaaaattccaccggaatctcaTCTGGCCCgatcgctctgcccctactcatcttacgcatagctcccacgacctcctcaacctcgatacgcctacagtacccaaagtcacggtgactctcggaataCTCCAAAtcgcctagcacaatatctcgatccccttcttcattcagaagtttatgaaagtaagtctgccatctactcttaatctgggcatcttccatcaatactctaccatcttcgtccttgatgcatctcacttggtccaaatcccgagccttcctctttctcaacttggccagccggaataacttcttctccccaccttttccccccaattcctcgtacatacgaccataggccgcagtcttagcctctgtgactgccaacttagcctccttcctagctgcCTTATACCTATCCATGCACACTCGCCTCTCCTACTCACCTATGCTCCCCAGTAACTTCAGGTACGCCGCcgtctttgcttccactttaccttagAACACTtaattccaccaccagtctcctttgtgcccaccagagacgcccgtcgagacccctaacacctctctcgcagcctccctAATACAGTCTGCTGTTGttgaccacatagtgctcgcgtcaccactgctcttccaagctcccatagccgacAACCGCCTCTCCAATGCTTGGACTTTATCCTTAGCTAAGGCTCCCCACCCgattctcggtcttcctcgagtagaccttttcctcctctttaacataataccaatgtccatcaccaagagcctatgctacgtcgcgagtatctcacccggaatcaccttgcaatccttgcagaACCCTCTGTCGTaactcctgaggaggagatagtcaatctgggtcttcgccaccgcattttgaaaagtaaccaaatgtcCCTCCCTCTTCTGAAAGCTAGAGTgcgcaatcaccaacccaaaaaccttagcgaagtccaacaacgatgtacctcctctgttcctctccccaaaaccaaagtctccatgcacctcgccataaccacctgcggtcgacccaatatgcccattgaaatcccctcctatgaatagcttctcagCAGGCGAAACCTGACACACAATCTCATCTAACCCTTCCCAGAAGCAccgtttaacctcctcatctaggtgttaggaattcctagattccgtggttttagcacggtcactttaaTCATACCtgacttaattaatttgttttaattacgtattttagaacctatgtgtatttttaccttttaccgcttttaatcatGGTGTTATAGATTTATCTTTGAAACAAATCACATGTGCATAAATCTATTTTAATTAGTGTgctaaaaatcatgtcacgcgtacatgtacacaattaataatattttattattattaagattggttagccaaagtcgcgcgaacgcgtacttcgatttttttgttttttgggatcgtaattatgtcatgcgaacgtgtacataatcatgATGATATATTAGAACGGGCCTAAAAGTACTCTAACAGTGTTCATTACTCTTCctaaattttgagattattgtaatgTCATGAATTATGGAAGTTGGAATTGTGGGAGCAAAGGGATTTATCTTCTACGGATACCTTTGTAACGAAAGATTGTTCATTGGGCTCACATTTTTTCAACTAGCCCATCGATCAAATACTTCATAGACCAGTATAATTTGACAAAACCAAATTTCACTTTCCTAAATAGCCTAACTACTGTAACTATTAATGTAAAGTAAAAGAAGCTAAAATTCTATTAATTTTTATTTCTAATCATATTGAATTGCTCAAGCATTTAAGAACACGTTATGGACCCAAATTTCTAACATAAACCTAAAACATTATAAAAAGATTACTCTATCTAAACTAGAATTGATCGAACCCATCCAAGTAAACTCATTCACGTTAAGaacaaaaatatatttgaatatgaAATCTGCCTCAATGACCAACCAGGAAAAATCGAATAGCCCATTTAAGTAATCAACGTCAATAATCCCAATAACACCATAAAATTAGTAAACAAACCAATTCACATGTAAAAATAAAAGGGGGAAAAATATTGGCAAAGGGGCAATGAATCAGTCAAAAGTATTCATCAAACTAGTGAATTTATCGAAACAGAATGAAATCTAAAATAAGAAATGGAACCTTTAAGAGAATTTTTAGCCGGAGTCTTCTCCAATACTCGATTCAATACAAAACCTCCAAAGTGAACTGTGCAACAATAGAGAAAAAGGCCGATGTTGAACCAACGAAGGGAAACGAACAAATCCTCGAACCCGACCTCGATTTTGCACCAAAAAAAAAACTCGACTTGAACCAAAACTCTAGCTATGGGGCTGTTTTTTTTCTTTGAGGTGAGAATTTGGGTTTCAATAGCTATTTTAATAGAGTGAAAACAATTGGTTTCAAGATTTCATCACTGGTTTTGCCTTTGGAGCTTGATTTAGTAGAGTTTTCATGCATAGAAATTTCTGAATTTCTTCTACTGGAAGCTTGAAGAACAGGAGAAGAGGTGTTCCTTTTCTTTGCCTATGTTTTCTCCTCAATCTCCTCCCCTTTTCGTTCTATGTTTTCCCGTTTCACTCCTTTCAAGCTACTGCgcagctttttcttttttctttttactctCAGGTCCTGCTCTTTTTTGTGAAAGAATTGGCTTTTATGTGATAGGGTAAATGAGTATGGGCCAAGGGGAATGGGCTGTCCAATTTGGGCCAAAGGGGAATGGGCTGTCCAATTTGGGCCTTTGGTGGCCAGATTTGTACTAAAAATTAGCCCAATTAGCCAAAAATCTATCAACCCAATATCAACTCTGGCCTATTaaataaaaacaaagataaagatactaccaaaatattaattagtcctacttaagtagaataaactattaaaataaaactaaccgttaaaacaaaactatttttggtattttcaaataataattaaaaacaaTATCTTTCTAAAAAATACCTAATACTTGAATTAAAcagaaaaaatgattttttttgtgtgtgttttcaattttatttcttaaaactAAAATTGATATCtataaactcaaataaatattaaaaatactaTGAATACTAACAATAATTCTAATGTGCGGGTCAAAAAATATGTGCTTACAATTTTGACGTGTTTTAAAATTCAGGCATCATGCTTCAAATTCTTGCAGAGTGATTTGAAATTTTAGCTTTAAAATTCTGGCAGTGTATTTTAAAATTCTTGTACTTTAAAATTTTGGGTTGTGCTATTTTTCTAAAACTTTTCTTAACAGTGTCAAATTTCAAACGGATCATTTAGTACAAAATTACCCAAATAAGCAGAGGGAGTTAAAGCCCATAAATTGCTATACTTCAGCCCATTTGTAGCATAAGCCTAGTTTGAGTGCGGTAAGTGAATTCGAGCCCATCTTTGTAATGGACTAAAGAATTTCAACCAATTATCATAAACTTATCTTTTCCAATGTTAAGTTAATAATGTGGTCAATTTACcataacaacttgtttggatgattgttatcTATCGTTTCTTAATATATTGTATTGTTTCGTTTTGATGtctacaatgtttggatagatgtcatgcaccaacaatatgtaACGAtcgatttaacgatacgatacaataaaatttaagtaacaatcaaaacaaacattgtatttaaagtaatagtacgatacaatacaatatgtaacaaccatccaaacaagctgtaagtgTTATCAGTGACGTACGTAAGATTTTTTGTAAGCGGTGTTTTCATTAAacgtaataaataaataaattaatataatatcatattttaaaaaataaccaataaaaaaaatacaacttACAAAGGAAGCAGTCCAATTTAAAAATTGTATTGTGCTGGTCTCTTTAGTTATGACTTAGGATCCACTAAATCAGTACTTTGATACTAAACGGTTTAAACCCCTTTGGGCACttattgtttttactttttaGACGAGGCATAAAAGTAttaattaaaacataaaataagcCTGCAGAGGTTCGAACTCGTTGCCACAGATAAAATTCTTCAGTTTCTAACCGGTTAAGTTCATTACAAGTGTTGTCACTTTATTTGTTTTTACTGGTTTCTTGTttctttatttgaattttatacaaataattattaaagaTTTTAGACgaagcggtgtcacgtgacaccgcttGGGCCAATATAAATCCGCCCCTGAATGTTATAGTCCCCAAATAACATCTacataagaaaattattttccgAGAGTCCTCTGGAAATAAGAGATTGACAAACGTAGTACTAAGAATTGTCTTAACATAGTACATTTCCAACTGGATACAATAAAGTACATACATATATAGTACATACATCATAAATTTCAGCACAAGTAATTAtcaaaaataaacatttataaGTATAATCAAGAATAAACAGGGAAATAAATATAACACTCAATTCATAATTGATACATACAAGCAAAACAAGTGGGAAAAATgcttaaataaagaaagaaaaagagaaaaatgatttataaaattAACAATAAACATACATAAAATTAAGTCATCATCTGTTGCATGGACTCTCCAAAATTCTGTCGTACCCGTGGCGGATCTTCCAACATGCACTACTTTTAAAGGATCTGACATGCGTCCGACGATATttttcgagagttcgagcaacATATAGGTCTTCATACATGCCTCCAAGGTCTTTCTGCAAGATTTACGCAATCCTTGTGCCTAAAACAATCAACTAAATGATCAATTGTCATTCCTGAAGCTTGCATAAATGAATACACAATCACTGGCCCAACAAATCGAAATCCTCTCTTAAGCAAATCTTTGCTAATTGTCTCTGCTTTTGGAGTTCTTAATGGAACATTTCTTGGATATCTGAATCTGTTAATTATTGGTTTGTAATTCACATAGTTCCACATGTAGCTGCTAAATGATCCAAATTCTCTCACAATCTGCATGTTTTAATTGATTGATAAGAAAATGTAAGTAAATTACCATATCGATCTTGATGTATGTTAAAGTGAAAATTTGATGGAAATGTAAATTATTGCTCGGACTCTTCAGAAATATCGTGAGGTGTGTGTCGAATATGACATCAATTTTGAAAAGTGTGTGCAACAAATAAAGGACTTAAACTTGCCTTGACTATGCATTTGGCATTGTCAACTATGCATCTAACTCTACTTTCTGCTAAATTGAGTTCTGTATTTGAGAATAATTCTTCAATTTCTCGCTCTCCCATTTTGGCCACATGGTTTGCATTAAATCCAGCAAAAGCTTCTCTGTATTTCCACATTAAGAAAAAGTGTTTAACTTCACAGTATAGATTTTTGATAACTAGATAACTATGCGTAATAAGTGAAACTAGtaacatgaaaaataaaacaagCAACTTGCTACAACAAAGTAAATTACATTGGTAATGAAATACGTATTTCTACTTATagtgtatataaattaaataaaaaatacattCTCGAAATGTTCTTTAATGTAAACAGGAAAATAACAAGAGGGGTTGCTCAGATGGTCAGCACCCCGCCTACAACCCAGGATCTTACGTAAATAAGAAAATACATTCTTAAAATGTTCTTTAAAATTAAGGTTCAAGAAAATAGAGGATTTATGTACCTTATTTGTTCCCTTCTCTTCAAAATTTCAGTCCAATTGAAATCCATAAGCATTCCACATAACGCAAGAAGCTCGAATAATTGACTGttcaatttatttatttacatgttaatAAACTTTATTATATTAAACTTAGAGCTTTAAAATCATAACTTATTACTTACTGATCGTCATAAACAGGAACTCCCCAACAATCATCATGGA from Nicotiana tabacum cultivar K326 chromosome 24, ASM71507v2, whole genome shotgun sequence includes:
- the LOC107765923 gene encoding uncharacterized protein LOC107765923, yielding MSKQNVRRHALEKHREKEKTRSNTTNFLLSKHWKKIYPIGLHKTGSSLSLSSLSLSLSQTSNDSSLTDYSSITPLDQKISLALRLIASSSSEKREIPAMKNVVRAVSPTSNPSPTSTEEELMRRCNWITSSSDKVYVQFHDDCWGVPVYDDHQLFELLALCGMLMDFNWTEILKRREQIREAFAGFNANHVAKMGEREIEELFSNTELNLAESRVRCIVDNAKCIVKIVREFGSFSSYMWNYVNYKPIINRFRYPRNVPLRTPKAETISKDLLKRGFRFVGPVIVYSFMQASGMTIDHLVDCFRHKDCVNLAERPWRHV